From Clostridium sp. SY8519:
GGCGATCATGACCTGCGTGGCCTTTCTGATTGACGGACTTGCGCTCCATGCAACCGGAAGCTTACGAGGTGCTTATATTGTAGTGGCATGCTTCGCGCTGGGCGACATGATTGTGGTAGGAATTACAAAAGACCACAAATACAATCTGGATTGGCAGGAAGCTGAGAAGGCTGAAAATAAAGAAGGCGTGAAACAGGTAGAAAACGCGTAACTTCAGTGCAAATTAATCAACAGAATACCATAGAAAAAGAGAGCTGCAGGCTGCGGCTCTCTTTTTCTGATGCCTTCGGCGGTTCATCACCGTCTCTGACTCGATCAGCAGGTTCGGATTTCACACCGGTCAGCCAGCGGGATCGGTTTCTTATGATTTGCTGTTGGCGTATTCAATGCCCAGCTGCTTGATTTTCCGGGAAATCGTGGAGGCGTTCAGCCCGAGCTTCGCGCCGGCTTCCCGCAGGTTGGAGGATTCCGCCAGCGCCCGTTCCAGCAGCTGCTTTTCAAACATGGCAACGGAATCGCTGTAGTTCATGCCATCGGCGGATAAGGAGAGGGTCTCTTCCTCGCTGGATACATTCAGCAGGGAGCAGATGACATCATCCTGCACCTGGCCGATGCCGGAGCTGCACAGCACCAGATATTCCATGACATTTTCCAGCTCCCGGATATTGCCGGGCCACTGATACTGGCAGAGCAGGCTGTACTGATGCTCCGTCAGACGGAAGGGGCGGCTGTATTTCTTGGAAAAGATATCGATAAAGTAATTGCAGAGCGCCGGAATATCCACTGTTCTGCCCCGCAGCGGCGGCACATGAATGGGAATGACATTCAGCCGGTAATACAGATCCTGACGGAACTCGCCATTGGCGATTTTTGCCTTCAGGTCGGAATTGGTCAGCGCCAGGAAACGGATATCCAGATGGATCGGCGTGGTGCCGCCGATACGGGTGATTTCCTGGGACTGGATGGCGCGCAGCAGCTTGACCTGCAGGTCCATAGGCATGTCTCCGATTTCATCCAGCATGAGGGTGCCGTGGTTGGCCATTTCAAAGAGTCCGGTTTTTCCCTTGGAATTCGCGCCGGAAAAAGCGCCCTTTTCATAGCCGAAGAGCTCGGATTCCATCAGGGAGGCCGGGATCGCCGCGCAGTTTACTTTGACAAAGGGTTTGCCCACCCGGCTGCTGTTTTTGTAAATTTCATCCGCCAGCACTTCTTTGCCGGCGCCGGATTCGCCGGTGATCAGAACGGTGGCGTCGGAAGCGGCCACATGGCTGATCAGGGTATAGATATTGGCGAGGGACGTGTCTTTCCCGATCATTTCCCTGCTGAGGCTGTTTTCGCCGTTGACCGTGGAAGGGCCGGGTGCCTGCAGCTTTTGCAGTTCCTGGACAAAGGTGGAAAAGTCGGACTTCAGGGCACTCATTTTGACCAGCGGACGGCTGACAGCTACTGCGTGGGTCAGTTCACCCTTCTGATTGAAGATGGGAGTTCCCACCACATATCCAAGCAGAGGCTTGCCGTGGGCGTGGGTCGTGGAAAGCCGGAAGACCGGTTTCTTTGCTGTAAGCACATCGTTGATGGCACCGCCGGTAAACAGCTTGCCGGGGCCGCAGAGGTCGCTGATGTTTTTGTCCATGACATCTCCGGGCTGAATGCCGGTATTTCTGCTGTAGGCGGGATTGGTATAGATGACAGTGCCGGCGGCATCTGTGATAAAGATGCTGTCGTCCAGCTGGTCCACTACTTCCTTGTAATCAATTCCCCGGTCGGAAAATATGAGTAATTCATTTTTGATGGATTCCAGTTTCTGACGGGTATCGGAATCCGCAATCGTGCTGCTGAGGTTGTCAAGTTGTTCATAAATTCTGCGAATTGCTACATATTGATCCATAGGCTCCTCCAAAAGCAGTTAGTTTGTGTCAGCATGAGAATCCGGAAAACCGGATTCGGAGCATAAGAGCATTTTACCACATTATAGCAAAGGAAAAAATATCTGTAAACGGATGTTTCCGAAGCAGTTGCATAAACGCAACAAGAAAAACAGGAAAAACAATTCAAAAACGTTTCCCAGGCGCAACAGAAGCTGACGAATGATTTCTGAAATGCAACAAAAATTCAGAACATTTCGATAACAGCCGGCAGTCCTGCGGCCGAAGACGGCAGGTATTCTTCGGCGGAAGGCGGCAGGCAGCGAAAGGATCCGGGAGAAAACAGGCGGAAACCGGCTGATTTTCTGCAGAACCCGGCGGGGGAGCCGAAGGGCGCAGCTGTTCGAAGGGATTTTCCCGGAGCGGCGGGATCAGGCGGAGATAAGAAAAAAATCTGGCATAAAAGTTGCACTGTATTATAAAAAACAAACAAGAAAACCGATTGAATATGTAGGGATTTAATACAGAAAAGAGGAGACAGCATGGACAGAGCATACCTGGAACAGCTGCTGAAACAGGTGGCAGACCGCAGCATGGGGATTGATGAGGCCGTCGATACCCTGAAACGCCTTCCTTATGAGGAAATCGGCTGCGCGATGATCGACCAGCATCGAAATATCAGAACCGGACAGGCGGAAGTGATCTTCGGCCAGGGGAAAACGTCGAAGCAGATCCGGGAGATCGTGGACCATATGATGAAGTGGAATGAACGGGTCATGGTGACCCGGGCTTCGCGGGAGGATTATCAGGAAGTGCTTCTGGCCGCTTCCTACGCAAAATATCATGAGGCGGCAAGGATCATCACTGCGGGGGATTTCCACGAAACAGGAGAGGGAACCGGCCGGATTGCCGTTGTTACCGCAGGGACTTCGGATATTCCGGTGGCGGAAGAGGCGGCTGTGACGGCGGAATTTTTCGGCAATGAGGTCAGACGGGTCTATGACGTGGGCGTGGCAGGTATCCACCGGCTGTTTATGAAAATGGATCAGATCCTGGAGGCAGACGTGGTGATTGTCATCGCGGGAATGGAAGGCGCACTGGCCAGTGTGGTGGGCGGCCTGGTGCCGACACCGGTGATTGCGGTGCCGACCAGTGTCGGCTACGGAACCAGCTTCGGCGGTGTGGCCGCGCTTTTGTCCATGTTAAACAGCTGTGCCAACGGCATCGGTGTGGTGAATATTGATAACGGATACGGGGCTGCGTGCCTGGCCTCGAAAATCCTTCAGAAAAAACAGTAGAAAAGGACGGCCGGATATGTCAGAAACCAGGATTCATACGCATACAGATCAGGAAGGGAAGCGCCACATGCATGTGCATGCCCATGAGGAGACGGTAAAGATCAAAAATCGTCTGGCCCGGGCC
This genomic window contains:
- a CDS encoding sigma 54-interacting transcriptional regulator, translating into MDQYVAIRRIYEQLDNLSSTIADSDTRQKLESIKNELLIFSDRGIDYKEVVDQLDDSIFITDAAGTVIYTNPAYSRNTGIQPGDVMDKNISDLCGPGKLFTGGAINDVLTAKKPVFRLSTTHAHGKPLLGYVVGTPIFNQKGELTHAVAVSRPLVKMSALKSDFSTFVQELQKLQAPGPSTVNGENSLSREMIGKDTSLANIYTLISHVAASDATVLITGESGAGKEVLADEIYKNSSRVGKPFVKVNCAAIPASLMESELFGYEKGAFSGANSKGKTGLFEMANHGTLMLDEIGDMPMDLQVKLLRAIQSQEITRIGGTTPIHLDIRFLALTNSDLKAKIANGEFRQDLYYRLNVIPIHVPPLRGRTVDIPALCNYFIDIFSKKYSRPFRLTEHQYSLLCQYQWPGNIRELENVMEYLVLCSSGIGQVQDDVICSLLNVSSEEETLSLSADGMNYSDSVAMFEKQLLERALAESSNLREAGAKLGLNASTISRKIKQLGIEYANSKS
- the larB gene encoding nickel pincer cofactor biosynthesis protein LarB codes for the protein MDRAYLEQLLKQVADRSMGIDEAVDTLKRLPYEEIGCAMIDQHRNIRTGQAEVIFGQGKTSKQIREIVDHMMKWNERVMVTRASREDYQEVLLAASYAKYHEAARIITAGDFHETGEGTGRIAVVTAGTSDIPVAEEAAVTAEFFGNEVRRVYDVGVAGIHRLFMKMDQILEADVVIVIAGMEGALASVVGGLVPTPVIAVPTSVGYGTSFGGVAALLSMLNSCANGIGVVNIDNGYGAACLASKILQKKQ